The Nostoc sp. 'Lobaria pulmonaria (5183) cyanobiont' DNA window TTTTAAATTTCATCTGGCCAGAATTAAACGCTACAAGCAATGTAGAGATTTTCGCACAGTAGCGCAGAGAATTAATGATTACTCTGCGTTATTTTGCGTTAACAAACAGTACAAGCCCTGTACGCTGGAAATTCTACCCTATCTAGTGCCACAGTTAAGCTAGTGCGCATCTAAATTGCACATTTTTCGTCAAGACTGTCATTTGTCATTGATTATTCACAACAACTGATAAATGACTAATGACAAAGGACAAACTTCACGAATAAATAAGTAATTAAAATGCGTAACAGCCTAGCAATAATTGCAGTTTGCTCCAGAAGTTTAGTATGACAAAGGCATTCCCAAGCAAAGCAAGGCGCTTGAAAAGTACAGGAATCAAGTTGTTGAAGATGGGAACCTTCCTAATAACCCGTTTTATTGAAAGCTGGAAACGCTTCTTCCTGGGTGACACTGTTGATGTTCGCCCCTCCACTCCCTCCTTTGATGTCCGTTCCTCCTTAGCGGGCCCGGTCCTGAGTTTGGGTGGGGGAGGCCCCGATGTCGATGATGCTATCCAGTGGATGATTAACCAAGTTAGAGGAGGTAGTAACTCCAGCATTAAAGTTAATGTTGTAGTTCTCCGCACTAATGGTAATCACGATTACAATCGGCTAATTTATGCCATGAAGGGCGTAAATTTTGTGGAAACTCTTCTGGTTAGGGATAGACAAGAAGCAAACAAAGCTGAGATTTATGAAAAAATCCGAAATGCTGATGTAGTTTTCTTTGCTGGCGGGGATCAATGTCAATACATCCGCAACTGGAAAGATACCAAGCTTGAGGCTGCTGTTAAGTCAGTTTACCTTAAGGGAGGTGGTGTTGGTGGCACTAGTGCGGGTGCAATGATCCAAAGTGATTGTGTCTATGATGCTTGCGCTTCTTCCGAAAAAGGCATTGAAACTAGAGACGCACTCGAAGATCCCTACCGAGACATTACTTTTACTTACAACTTTTTCAATTGGAGTAATTTGAAGGGAACTATCGTAGATACGCACTTCGATAGACGAGAACGAATGGGTCGAATTATGACTTTCATTGCTCGTCAAATTAAGGACGGTGTATCTAGCAGTGTTTTAGGTATAGCGGTTAGTGAAAGTACATCGGTTCTTGTGGATAAAAACGGTTTGGTGAAAGTTATGGGTAGGGGTGCGGTATACTTTGTACTTGGCAATCATCTGCCGGAAGTATGCGAACCCCGAAAGCCTTTGACCTTTTCCAATTACAAAATTTGGAAAGTTCGCAGTGGCGACACCTTCAACTTGAGAAACAGACCAACTTCTGGGTACTATCTCAGGAGTGTTAAAAGGGGACGGATTGATTCAAATCCCTATTGAATGAGGAGCAAGGCTGTTTCATTCACTAAGCCTTTAAGATTGTCCTTTGTCATTGGTCATTTGTCCTTTGAAATACAAATAACTAATGACATAGGCACTTTGCCTTCCCGCAAGGTATGACTAATGACAACCCTCTTCTGAAGGAGACGCTGCACGTAGCTTGCTTCCCCAGAGGGGTACACGAGTAAATATACAACTTAAATGCGTAACAGCTTCTCAATCCTAACCCGTCAATTTGATAGGTTGCTTAGGGTGTCGTCTGCGGTGGATTGGTGGAATTAGGAAATGGAAGAGTTGGTACAATTACAGGCTTTGGTTTTTCGCCTTGCAGTTGAATTTGGGCTTGATTGCGACCGTCTATTGCTTGTTGGTAATTAGACTTGTATTTTATTGCTCGATCGTAAGAAGCGATCGCATCCTGATACCGTTTCAAATTTAATAGAGCATTGCCTCTGCTAAACCAGCTTTCAGAATGGTCTGGTTTATAACGAACTGCCTTATTATAAGACGCGATCGCATCTTCATATTTTTGCAATATGTATTGCGAATTACCTAAATTATACCAGAGTTGATAGTCATTTTGCTTAATCGTTGCCGCTTTATTATAAACTTTTATTGCTTCTTCATAGCGTTGGTTTTGATGCAGCGACCATCCCAAATTATACCAGGCTTGATAGTTTCTGGGACTGTATTTAATTACTTGATTAAAAGATTCAATCGCATCTGGATAACGCCGTAAATTCAGCAGTATATTACCTCTAGATAACCAAGCTTGGTAATAATCTGGCTGATATTGCACCGATTGATCATAAGCTGTAAATGCATCTTGATAGCGTTTTAAATTGACTAGTACGTTTCCCAAATTATACCAGGCTTGCTCGTAGTCTGGTTTTAAATCAACGACTTTTTGATAGGCTGCGATCGCTTCTTCATATCGTTTAGAATTCTGCAAAGCTAATCCTTTTTTATACCAAGCTTCATAATTATCTGGTTTGAGTTCAATCGCCTTTTCATAAGATTTAATTGCCTGGTCATATTGGTTTAAATTACTGAAGGCTTCACCCTTAGCATTCCAGACTTCTGAGTTGTCATTCTTTAATTCTAAGGCTTTGTCAAAAGAGGCGATCGCTTCTTGATATCGCTGTAAATTTCCCAATACAGTGCCACGTCCAATCCAAGCATCTAAATAATCCGGCTGAATTTGAATTGCTTTGTCATAGGCCACTAATGCTTCTTTGTATTTTCTTAATTTATTTAGCGTTTTGCCTTGACCATTCCAAGCTTGAGCATAATCTGGTCTAAGATTAACGGCTTTTTCATATACTTCTAGCGCGTCTTGATAACGTTGCAAATCAAAAAACGTATTTCCTTGTTTAGATAATTCTATGGCATTATTTGAATTAATGTAACTCCAAATAAATATTGATGCTACTGTGCCAATAGTCAAGAAAAATATTGTTAGTAAAATTTTACCTAATATACCTTTTTTAGGTTGAGGTTTGTTGATATTTTTTGGTGGAGGAGGAGTTAACGCTATTGTCTGAACAGGTGGTTGTCTTAACTCTTTCAGCGCTTGTAATGCCACAGTTGCCGAAGGATAGCGTTGCCGAAAGTCGTAGCACACCATTTTATCTAAGAATTGAGCAAATTCTGGTGTTACTGTAGCTTTATCATGCCAGATAATTTCATTAGTATCAGCATCTTTTACTATTTCTTCTGGTGATAATCCAGTCAAAGCTT harbors:
- a CDS encoding serine/threonine-protein kinase produces the protein MLGNTLVGRYQIISNLGGGGFGETFVACDTQLPGSPLCVVKKLKPQASDPVTLETARRLFDTEAQVLYRLGTHDRIPQLLAYFEENAEFYLVQELIEGHDLSQELTSGKILSQEEVISLLQELLAILEFVHQQNVIHRDVNPHNILRRQPDGKLILIDFGAVKQIATQVITPQGQTLATVAIGTPGYIPGEQAHGTPKLSSDIYAVGIIAIQALTGLSPEEIVKDADTNEIIWHDKATVTPEFAQFLDKMVCYDFRQRYPSATVALQALKELRQPPVQTIALTPPPPKNINKPQPKKGILGKILLTIFFLTIGTVASIFIWSYINSNNAIELSKQGNTFFDLQRYQDALEVYEKAVNLRPDYAQAWNGQGKTLNKLRKYKEALVAYDKAIQIQPDYLDAWIGRGTVLGNLQRYQEAIASFDKALELKNDNSEVWNAKGEAFSNLNQYDQAIKSYEKAIELKPDNYEAWYKKGLALQNSKRYEEAIAAYQKVVDLKPDYEQAWYNLGNVLVNLKRYQDAFTAYDQSVQYQPDYYQAWLSRGNILLNLRRYPDAIESFNQVIKYSPRNYQAWYNLGWSLHQNQRYEEAIKVYNKAATIKQNDYQLWYNLGNSQYILQKYEDAIASYNKAVRYKPDHSESWFSRGNALLNLKRYQDAIASYDRAIKYKSNYQQAIDGRNQAQIQLQGEKPKPVIVPTLPFPNSTNPPQTTP
- a CDS encoding cyanophycinase, whose product is MTKAFPSKARRLKSTGIKLLKMGTFLITRFIESWKRFFLGDTVDVRPSTPSFDVRSSLAGPVLSLGGGGPDVDDAIQWMINQVRGGSNSSIKVNVVVLRTNGNHDYNRLIYAMKGVNFVETLLVRDRQEANKAEIYEKIRNADVVFFAGGDQCQYIRNWKDTKLEAAVKSVYLKGGGVGGTSAGAMIQSDCVYDACASSEKGIETRDALEDPYRDITFTYNFFNWSNLKGTIVDTHFDRRERMGRIMTFIARQIKDGVSSSVLGIAVSESTSVLVDKNGLVKVMGRGAVYFVLGNHLPEVCEPRKPLTFSNYKIWKVRSGDTFNLRNRPTSGYYLRSVKRGRIDSNPY